In a genomic window of Urocitellus parryii isolate mUroPar1 chromosome 11, mUroPar1.hap1, whole genome shotgun sequence:
- the Dram2 gene encoding DNA damage-regulated autophagy modulator protein 2 isoform X1 translates to MWWFQQGLSFLPSALVIWTSAAFIFSYITAVTLHHVDPALPYISDTGTVAPEKCLFGAMLNIAAVLCIATIYVRYKQVHALSPEENLIIKLNKAGLVLGILSCLGLSLVANFQKTTLFFAHVSGAVLTFGMGSLYMFVQTILSYQMQPKIHGKQVFWIRLLLVIWCGVSAFSMLTCSSILYSGDFGTDLVQKLHWNPEDKGYVLHMVTTAAEWSMSFSFFGFFLTYIRDFQKISLRVETNLHGLTLYDTAPCPVIDERTRLLSRDF, encoded by the exons ATGTGGTGGTTTCAGCAAGGCCTCAGTTTTCTTCCCTCAGCCCTTGTAATTTGGACATCTGctgctttcatattttcatacattACTGCGGTAACACTCCACCATGTCGACCCTGCTTTGCCTTATATCAg tgacaCTGGTACAGTAGCTCCAGAAAAATGCTTGTTTGGGGCAATGTTAAATATTGCTGCAGTTTTAT GCATTGCCACCATTTATGTTCGTTATAAGCAAGTTCATGCCCTGAGTCCTGAAGAGAACCTTATCATCAAATTAAACaaggctggccttgtacttggaatactgagttgtttaggactTTCTCTTGTGGCAAATTTCCAG aaaacaacacttttttttgCACATGTAAGTGGAGCTGTACTCACCTTTGGTATGGGCTCATTATATATGTTTGTTCAGACCATCCTTTCCTACCAAATGCAGCCCAAAATTCATGGCAAACAAGTCTTCTGGATCAGACTACTGTTGGTTATCTGGTGTGGAGTAAGTGCATTTAGCA tgcTGACTTGCTCATCAATTTTATACAGTGGGGATTTTGGCACTGATTTAGTACAGAAACTCCACTGGAACCCTGAGGACAAA GGATATGTGCTTCATATGGTTACTACTGCAGCAGAATGGTCTATGtcattttccttctttggttTTTTTCTGACTTACATTCGTGATTTTCAG AAAATTTCTTTACGGGTGGAAACCAATTTACATGGATTAACCCTCTATGATACTGCTCCTTGCCCTGTTATTGATGAACGAACACGACTACTTTCCAGAGATTTTTAA
- the Dram2 gene encoding DNA damage-regulated autophagy modulator protein 2 isoform X2 codes for MLNIAAVLCIATIYVRYKQVHALSPEENLIIKLNKAGLVLGILSCLGLSLVANFQKTTLFFAHVSGAVLTFGMGSLYMFVQTILSYQMQPKIHGKQVFWIRLLLVIWCGVSAFSMLTCSSILYSGDFGTDLVQKLHWNPEDKGYVLHMVTTAAEWSMSFSFFGFFLTYIRDFQKISLRVETNLHGLTLYDTAPCPVIDERTRLLSRDF; via the exons ATGTTAAATATTGCTGCAGTTTTAT GCATTGCCACCATTTATGTTCGTTATAAGCAAGTTCATGCCCTGAGTCCTGAAGAGAACCTTATCATCAAATTAAACaaggctggccttgtacttggaatactgagttgtttaggactTTCTCTTGTGGCAAATTTCCAG aaaacaacacttttttttgCACATGTAAGTGGAGCTGTACTCACCTTTGGTATGGGCTCATTATATATGTTTGTTCAGACCATCCTTTCCTACCAAATGCAGCCCAAAATTCATGGCAAACAAGTCTTCTGGATCAGACTACTGTTGGTTATCTGGTGTGGAGTAAGTGCATTTAGCA tgcTGACTTGCTCATCAATTTTATACAGTGGGGATTTTGGCACTGATTTAGTACAGAAACTCCACTGGAACCCTGAGGACAAA GGATATGTGCTTCATATGGTTACTACTGCAGCAGAATGGTCTATGtcattttccttctttggttTTTTTCTGACTTACATTCGTGATTTTCAG AAAATTTCTTTACGGGTGGAAACCAATTTACATGGATTAACCCTCTATGATACTGCTCCTTGCCCTGTTATTGATGAACGAACACGACTACTTTCCAGAGATTTTTAA